ATGCGGTTCTTTACGTCCTTTATGAACCTCCGCTTGGCGGCTTTTTTCTCATCTTCCGTAGTGCTTTCGATGAGGCGCTTAAAGTTTTCGAGCGGGAACTTGGAGTCGACCGGCACGAGCCCGTGGCTCACCTTTATCACCGCGTCCACCCTGGCGCCGTTTTTAAAGCCGTACTGGAGCTCGAAGTGTCCGGGCGGGAGTATCTGGGCCAGGAGGTCCCCGAGAAAGAACTCGCCAAGCCCGCCCCGGAGCTTCGGCGCGCTCAGTATCTCCTGGAGGCTCGCTATGTCCTTGCCTATATCGAAGACCTTCTCCGTGGCCTTGCCGAGTTCGCCGAGCCCCTTGCTGACGTTACTTACCACCCTGGCAGCGTTGTCCAGCCGCTCGTTCATCTGGCCGCTCGAGGTCTGGATCTGGGAGGTGACGTTTGAGAGCTGGCTGGTGACCTGGCTTGTTACCTGGGCGAGCTGCTGGTTGACGAGCGCCATGTTGCCTGTAATGGCCTCGTTCAGCTCGTGCCTCAAGGCCTCGTTCTCCCTCTGGACGGCACCGAGGATGGTGTCCGCCTCCCCTGCCTTCGCCCCGAAAGCTTTAATCAGGAGGGCGCTGAGGAGCGCTCCCGCCACGAGCCCGATAAGGACTATTACCGCGGTCTCCATCCTACCGCCTTTCCATGAACTCCCGTGCCTGGTATACGAACGCCTCCATACGGGTCTTCGCGTTGGTGTCCTCTATGCCCTCGTAGACCATATTCAGGTAGGGGATGTTGTCGTTATCCTCCCGGACCCTCTTAAGCACCGCGTTCACCACGGTCCCGGGCATGCAGGTAAACGGCATGGTGTTGATCACGCCGTGGGCGCCGTTACGGATGTAGTCCATGACCTTGCCGACGCTCAAGACCGCTTCGCCCTCGAAGGAGTCGTGGATGTACGGCGCCGCGAGCCTTATGACCTCCTCGACCCTCGGCTCGTGCCCGCCCCTCAGGTCCCCGTTCATTACGTTCTCGAGCTTCTTCTCGTACCTGTGCTGGAAGAAGTTGGTAAGGGACAGGCCGAGGTAGTTGCCGTAGTTCTTCCTCACCTTGCTCCTCCTCTTGGAGCAGAAGTTCATATAGTATATCCATTCGGCTATGGGCGGAACCCTGACCTCGGCGCCGAGCGCCTCGAGCGAGGTAACCAGGTCGTCGTTGCTGAAGCGGTTGTTCCTGACGTATATCTCCCCGACCACGCCGACGATGGGCCTCGACCCTGGGGGGTCGGCGGGTATCGCGCTAAAAGCCTTCCTGGCGTCATCGAGCTCTTTATCGGGGAACCTCCTCTGGCGTACGGCGTCGCAGACCTTGCTTACGCCGTCCCAGTATACCTTCTCGGTATCGCCTGCGGTCTTCTCGTAGGGCCGGGTCTCGCGGAGCCTCTTCTCCAGGAGGTCCACGCCGACTACCCCCCACCAGGCGACCTTGGGGAAGTCCTTCTCCACCACGCCGAGGTCCTTGTAGAGCTCCTCGTCCTGGTCCGGAGCGTAGACGGGCACGTCCTCGAAGCCGAGATCCTTCAGGACGAGCCTGTGGTAGCGGTTGTACTGGCCGAACCTGCAGGGGCCCTTGCCCGAGGGCATGAAGAAAGCGCTCTTCCCCCGGTCGAACTCCGGACTCCGTATCATCTTCACCATGTCGCCGGTCGTAAGGGTGGTCGGGTAGCACTCCTTGCCCGAGGTATAGCGGCGCCCGAGTTTCAGGGACTCGTCGTCCGGGTCCGGCATGACCTCGGCGTCCACCCCGAAGGCCTGGAAGGCCGCGGCAAGGGCGTGGGTGCCGTCGCTCATGTTCGGGATGTAGAGCCTCTTCTTCACCTCGGACTTCGTATTCGACACCTCTTTCACGGCCGCGGGGCGCACCTTTTTCTTCCTTATGTTCCGGAGGCTGTCGAGGAACGCCTCGCATCGGGTTACGGCCCCGGCGTCGGCCGAGTGCTCGTCTATCTCGAGCTGGAGGAAGGGTTTCCCCTTGAGCTCCTCCTTTATGAAGTGCACTATAAAGGAGTCCGGGCCGCAGCCGAAGTTGGTTATATATATCGGGTAGAGCCTCGGGTCGTCCCTTATTATCCTGGCCGAGGCCAGTATCCTCTGCCCGCTCTTCCAGTACATCTCGTTGGCCATCTCGTCGTCTATGGCGTCCTCCACGGGGAGCATGTCGAGAGGTATGGCGATGGTATTCAAGTCCCGGAGTCTCTGAGGGAGTTCGAGGTTTATGCCCGAGTCGGCCGTATTGTAGGGCCTGCCGACTATCACAATCGCCGTGTCGTCGTCGGAGAGTCCGGAGATGACCTCCTCGCCGCGCTTCAAGAGGGCCCGGCGGAACTCGTCCTGTGCGGAGAAGGCGGCCGTCATGGCGCTCTCGGTAGCCCCCTTGCCCGCGCCGAGCATCTTCCCGAGTTTCTGGAACTCCTTCCTGAGCCCCGCCCTTCCCTGGTTAAAGTGTAAGACGGGTGCTATGACCTCGACCCCCTCGAAATCGAACGAAGAGTTGGAAAGGTAGGGCATGGTCTGGACGTAGGGACAGACGGCCGTGTGGTGCTGGCCCTCCCTGGCGGGCTTCATGTTGATCACGCTCGGGAGGAATATCTTCTCCACCTTCTTCTCGATAAGCTCGTAGACGTGGCCGTGGGCGACCTTCACCGGGAAGCAGGTCTCGGTGACTATCCTCCCGACGCCCTCCTCTATTATGTCCTTATTGGTGCCCGAGGAGAGCACCGTCCGGAAGCCGAGCTCGGAGAAGAACGCCTTCCAGAAGGGGTAGGTCTCGTAGACGAAGAGCGCCCTGGGTATGCCTATGGCCGGTGCGTCCTTAGGGAGCTTCCTGCCCCAGCGGGACGAGAAGAGCAGTTTCTGGCGCTCACCGAAGAGGTCGGGGAGCTCGTTCTTCTCGACGTCGTCCCTCTTTACGTCGTACTTCTCGCAGCGGCTCCCGTAGTACAGCGGGGCCTCGCCCTCGATCTTGACTTCCTTTATGTCACAGATATTGGCGCAATCCCTGCACTCGAACGACTTGAGCGCGTACTTCCTCCTGCTCAGGTCGAACCCCTTGAACTTCGTCTCTTTGGCGGAGTCCATCTCCCTCATGGCGAGTATGGCCGCGCCTATGGCGCCGGTGACGTCGTGGTGCTCGGGGACCGTAATCTCCCTGCCTGTAATCTTCTCGAAGGCCGCGACCACGGCGAGGTTCGCCGCCGTGCCGCCCTGGAAGAATATCTTCTCCCCGACGGGCCTGTCGCCGACCACCTTGTTCAGGTAGTTATGCACTATGGAGTAGGCGAGCCCGGCAACGAGCCCGTCCTTCCCTACCCCCTTCTGCTGGTAGTGCACCATGTCGGTCTCTATAAAGACGGTGCACCTCTCGCCCATGGGAGGCGGTGTGGTGGAGGCGAGGGCCAGGTCGCTGAACTCTTCCTTTATGTTTATGCCGAGCCTGTCGGCCTGCTCCTCGAGGAAGGAGCCCGTGCCGGCGGCGCAGACCTTGTTCATCTCGAAGCCCACCACCACGCCGTCCTTGAGGGATATGTACTTGGAGTCCTGCCCGCCTATCTCGAATATGGTATCCACCTCCGGGTCTATCT
This genomic stretch from Thermodesulfobacteriota bacterium harbors:
- a CDS encoding acyl-CoA dehydratase activase-related protein gives rise to the protein DYDIVAGLCYAVARNFKATIGKGKDFKKPVAFQGGVAANAGVRKAFKDVLELDDDDYIIPERYASTGALGSVFNAIEKNKGVGEFKGLAELEAYLKDGRKQDKVLEKLSRPTGHPSELRTSTGYLLDAEKKLDVYLGLDVGSTSTNVVLIDKEMKLVTKRYLSTSGRPIEAVRKGLDEVGEECGKFVNVLGAATTGSGRYLTGDFVGADCVRNEITAQATAAAEIDPEVDTIFEIGGQDSKYISLKDGVVVGFEMNKVCAAGTGSFLEEQADRLGINIKEEFSDLALASTTPPPMGERCTVFIETDMVHYQQKGVGKDGLVAGLAYSIVHNYLNKVVGDRPVGEKIFFQGGTAANLAVVAAFEKITGREITVPEHHDVTGAIGAAILAMREMDSAKETKFKGFDLSRRKYALKSFECRDCANICDIKEVKIEGEAPLYYGSRCEKYDVKRDDVEKNELPDLFGERQKLLFSSRWGRKLPKDAPAIGIPRALFVYETYPFWKAFFSELGFRTVLSSGTNKDIIEEGVGRIVTETCFPVKVAHGHVYELIEKKVEKIFLPSVINMKPAREGQHHTAVCPYVQTMPYLSNSSFDFEGVEVIAPVLHFNQGRAGLRKEFQKLGKMLGAGKGATESAMTAAFSAQDEFRRALLKRGEEVISGLSDDDTAIVIVGRPYNTADSGINLELPQRLRDLNTIAIPLDMLPVEDAIDDEMANEMYWKSGQRILASARIIRDDPRLYPIYITNFGCGPDSFIVHFIKEELKGKPFLQLEIDEHSADAGAVTRCEAFLDSLRNIRKKKVRPAAVKEVSNTKSEVKKRLYIPNMSDGTHALAAAFQAFGVDAEVMPDPDDESLKLGRRYTSGKECYPTTLTTGDMVKMIRSPEFDRGKSAFFMPSGKGPCRFGQYNRYHRLVLKDLGFEDVPVYAPDQDEELYKDLGVVEKDFPKVAWWGVVGVDLLEKRLRETRPYEKTAGDTEKVYWDGVSKVCDAVRQRRFPDKELDDARKAFSAIPADPPGSRPIVGVVGEIYVRNNRFSNDDLVTSLEALGAEVRVPPIAEWIYYMNFCSKRRSKVRKNYGNYLGLSLTNFFQHRYEKKLENVMNGDLRGGHEPRVEEVIRLAAPYIHDSFEGEAVLSVGKVMDYIRNGAHGVINTMPFTCMPGTVVNAVLKRVREDNDNIPYLNMVYEGIEDTNAKTRMEAFVYQAREFMERR
- a CDS encoding DNA recombination protein RmuC; this translates as METAVIVLIGLVAGALLSALLIKAFGAKAGEADTILGAVQRENEALRHELNEAITGNMALVNQQLAQVTSQVTSQLSNVTSQIQTSSGQMNERLDNAARVVSNVSKGLGELGKATEKVFDIGKDIASLQEILSAPKLRGGLGEFFLGDLLAQILPPGHFELQYGFKNGARVDAVIKVSHGLVPVDSKFPLENFKRLIESTTEDEKKAAKRRFIKDVKNRIDEIASSYILPDEGTLNFALMYVPAENVYYETIIKDEEFGDEKQLAAYAFSKRVVPVSPNSFYAYLQTILLGLRGLEISKEAQAILSHLETLTNEFEKFTGDFEVLGKHISNTRGKYEEAQKKLDRFGEKLGSLGGSDTPEIEEPAPPTQPTEQRKLIS